The Delphinus delphis chromosome 13, mDelDel1.2, whole genome shotgun sequence DNA window AGGCACTGTCACCATGGGCACTCTCAACATGGCCACTATCACCTTGAGCACTGGCACTATGGGCATTTTAACCATTGGCACTTTCATCGTGAGCTCTGTTCCCATGGGCACTATGACCATGAGCACTGTCACCATGAGTACTGTCACCATGGGCACTATCACCATGAGTATTCTCACCATGGACAGTGTCACCATTTTCAAATGACACCATGGGCCCTACCACCATGGGCACTGTCATCATGGACACTATCACCATGAGCACTGTCACCATGTGTACTGTCAGCTTGGGAACTGTCTCCATGGGCACGGCCACCAAGTGTATTATTACCATGTGCACTATCACCATGAGAACTGTCACCATGTGCACTGTCACTGTGAGCACTGTCATTATAGGCACTGTCACCGTGAGCACTTTATCCAAGGGCACTTTCACAATGGGCACTGTAATCTTGGGCACTGTCACTATGGACACTCTCACCTTGGGCAATGTCAACATGGGAAGTATCACCTTGGGCATTGTCCACATTGGCACTGTCACTGTGGGCACTGCAACCGTGAGCACTATCACCAAGCGCACTGGCACCATGGGCACTGCCACCATGAGCAGTGTCACTGTGAGCAGTCACCGTGAGCAGTCACCATGAGCACAGTCACCATGGGCACTATCACTATGAGCAGTCTCACCATGCACTGTGTCACCATTTTGCAATGACACCATGTGCCCTACCACCATTGGCACACTCACCATGGGCACTATCACAGTGAGCGCTGTCACCATGTGCACTGTCACCATGTGCACTATCACCATGAGCACTGCCACAGTGAGCACTAGCACCATAAGCACTGTCACCATGGGCACTGTCACCAGGAGCACTATCACCATGGGTAATGTCACCATGGGCACTGCCACCATGAGCACTGTCACCATGAGCACTGTCACCATGGGTACTGTCATCATGGGCACTGTCACTGTGAGCACTATCACTGTGAGCACTGTGAGCCTGGGTGATCTCACCATGGGCATTTTCCCTGTGAGCACTGTCACCATGGAACTATAACCATGGGCACTGTCATGGTGGGAAGAGTCACTATGGGCCCTATCACCGTGAGCACTCTCAACATGGGCACTATCACCGTGAGCACTGTCTCCATGGGCACTATCACCATGAGCACTGTCACCATGGGCACTATCACCATGGGCACTCTCACCATGGGCAATGTCACTGTGAGAAATCTCACCATGGGCAGTGTCACCATGGGAACTTTCATCATGCGCATTGCCACTGTGAACACTGTCACCATGGGTACTGTGACTGGGCAATGTCACCATGGGCACTGTCACCGTGTGCACCAACACCATAGTGTACGTCACCGTAGGCACTACAACCATGGGCACTATCACCATGAGCACTGCCACTGTGAGCAGTATCACCATAAGCACTGTCACCATGAGCACTCTCACCATGGGCACTGGAACCATGGGGACTCTCACCATGAGCACTGTCACCATGAGCACTGTCACCGTGGTCACTGTCATCATGGGCACTGTCACCGTGAGCACTCTCACCATGGGCACTCTCATTGTTGGCACTCTCACCATGGACACTGTCATCGTGGACACTATCACCATGAACACTGCTACTGTGAGCACTATCACCATAAGCACTGTGACCATGGGCAATGTCACTATGGGTACTGCCACCATGGGCACTATCACCGTGTGCACTGTCACCATGGGCAATCTCACCATTGTGCACTAACCATGTGAACTACCACCATGGGTACTATCACATTGGGCACTATCTCCATGAGCACTGTGACCAAGAGCACTGTCACCATGACAATTCTCATGGTGACAGTGCTCATGGTGACTGTACACTCGGTGATAGTGCCCATGGTGGCAGTGCCCATAGTGACAGTGCTCAAGGTGATAGTGTTCACGTTGGCAGTGCTAATGGTGATATTGCTCAGGTGGCAGTTCCCATGGTGACAGTGCCCACAGTGATAGTTCCCATGGTGACAGTGCCCGCAGTGATAGTGCCCATGGTGATCGTGCCCACGGTCACAGTGCCCATGGTGACAGTGCACATGGTGACAGTGCTCACTGTGATAGTGTCTATGGTGGCAGTGGCCACAGTAACAGTGCCCATGTTGACAGTTCTCATGGTTGCAGTGCCCATGGTGTCACTGCCCATGGTGACAGGGCTCACAGAGATAATGCCCATGGTGGCAGTGCATATAGTGGCAGTGCCTATGTTGACACTACCCATGGTGACAGTGCTCTCAGTGATAGTGTCTACGGTGAGAGTGCCCATGGTTTTAGTGCATATGGTGTCAGTGCAAAAGGCTGACAGTGCCCATGGTGACAGTACTCCCGGTGATAGTGTCAATGGTTTCAGTGCCCATGGTGACAGTGCTCATGGTTACAGTTCTCAAGGTGATAGTGCTCATGGTGATATTGCTCACGGTAACAGTGCCCATGGTGACGTTACTCTTGCTGACAGTACTCATGCTGACAGTGCTCATGGTTGCACTGGACAAGGTGATAGTGCCCATGGTGGCAGTGCTCATGGTGACATTGCTCAAGGTGGCAGTGCCAATGGTGACAGTGCCCATGGTGGCAGTGCTCATGGTGATCATGTTCACAGTGTCAATGCCCATGGTGACAGTGCTTATGGTGAAAGTGCTTACGGTGTTAGTGCTTATGGTGATAGTGCTCACGGTGATAGCACCCTGGGTGACAGTGCTCATGGTGACAGTGCCCATGGTGACAGTGCTCATGGGGTCAGTGCTCAGGGTTGCAGTACCCATGGTGACAGGGTTCACAGTGACTCTGCTGATGGTGGTAGTGCCCATGGTGACAGTGCTATCGGTGACAGTGTCCATGGTGACTGTGCACACAGTGATAGCACCCATGGTGGCAGTGCCCATGGTGACAGTGCTCACGGTGATAGTACCCATGGTGGCAGTGCCCATGGTGACAGTGCCAATTGTGACAGTGCTCATGGTGATAGTGCACACAGTGGTAGTGCCCATAGTGAAAGTGCCCATGGAGACAGTGCCTATGGTGAAAGTGCCCAGGGTCACACTGCCCATGGTGACAGTGCTCATGGTGACAATGCCCATGGTGATGGTGCTCATGGTTAAACTGCCCACTGTGACAGTGCCCATGGTGATAGTGCCAGTGGTGACAGTGCTCACGGTGAAAGTGCCCATGGTGACATTGCCCACAGTGATAACGCTCAAGGTGACAGAGCTCACGGTGATAGTGGCCATGTTGACAGTGCCCTTGCTGAGAGTGCTCATGGTGATATTGCTCACGGTGACAGTGCCCATGGTGAGAGTGCTCATGTTGAGATTGCTCATGATGACAACACTCATGGTGGCAGTTCCCATGGTTACAATGCTCATTGTGGCAGTGCTCATGGTGATAGTGCTTATGTTGACATTGCTCCCAGTGACACTGTCAATGGTTTCAGTGTCCATGGTGACAGTGCTTACAATGATATTGCTCACGGTGGCAGTGCTCCTGGTGATACTGCTCAGGGTGACAGTATGCACAGTTCCCATGGTGAGTGTGCCCACTGTGACTTTTCCCATGGTGACAGTGCCCATGGTCACAGTCTCCATGGTGAGAGTGTGCATGGAGAGAGTGCACATTGTGACATTTCCCACAGTGAAAATGCCCATGGTGACAGTGCTAACGATGACAGTGCCCATGGTGACAGTGCCCATGGTGATAGTGCCTATGGTGACAGTGCTCATGGTGACAGTGCCCATGGTGAGAGTTCTCATGGTGACAGTGCCCATGGTGACAGTGACCACAGTGACAATGCCCATGTTGACAGTGCTCACAATTAAAATGCTCATAGTGACAGTGCCCATGGTGATACTGCCCATGGGGTCAGTGCTCACAGTGAAAGTGCCCATGGTCACATTGCCCACTGTGATAGTGCACAAGGTGAGAGTGCTCACAGTCTTAGTGCCCATGGTGACAGTGCCCAGGGTCAGAGTGCCCATGGTGACAGGGTTCACGGTTACAGTGCCCATGGTGACAATGCTCACGATGACAATGCCCATGGTGACAGTGCTCATGGTGGCAGTGCCCATGGTGACAGTGCTCATTGTGGCAGTGCTTATGGTTGAAGTGCCCATGGAGACAGTTCTCACAGTGGAAGTGCCCATGGTGGCAATGCCCATGGTGACAGCGCACATGGTAACATTGCCCATGGTGACCCTGCTCAAGGTGATAATGCCCATGGTGACGGTGCCCATGATGGCAGTTCCCATGGTGACAATGCCCACTGTGGCAATGCCGATGGTGACAGTGCACATGGTGACATTGTCCATGGTGACAGTAGTCACAGTCATATTGCCCATGGTGACAGTGCCCATAGTCGCTATACCCATGGTGACAGTGCTCATGGTGATAGTGTCCATGGTGACTGTGCTCATGGTGGCGATGCCCATGGTGACAGTGCTCTCGGTGATAGTGCCCATGGTGCCAGTTTCTACAGTGACAGTGTCCATGATGGTAGTGCACATGGTGGCAGTGCAAAATGCTGACAGTGCCCATGGTGACAGTGCACACAGTAATAGTGTCCATGGTGACTGTGCTCATGGTGTCAGTGCTCATGGTTGCAGTAACCATGTTGACAGTGCTCACAGTGACAGTACTCACAGTGACAGTACCGATAGTGACTGAGCTCACGGTTATAGTGCTCACGGGAATATAGTTCACGGTATTAGTGCCCATGGTGACTGTACCCATGGTGACAGTGCTCATGGTGAAAGTGCTCGcgcagctttggatttggcccctcctctgcatgtaggtcgcatgagggtgtctgttcttcactcaggacggggttaaaggagccactgattccggggctctggctcactcaggccgtgtgGACTGAAGGGTATGGAtatggggtgagcctgcggcggcagaggccgagATGATGTTGCACCTGCCAgaggcgcgctgtgtgttctcccggggaagttgtccctggatcacgagaccctggcagtgacgggctgcagaagttcccgggaggggaggtagggatagtgacctgtgctcgcacacaggcttcttggtggctgcagcagcagccttagcggctcatgcccgtctctggggtcctcaCTGATAGCCACGTCTcacgcccttctctggagctcctttaagcagtgctcatAATCCCCTCTCGTCGCgaaccaggaaacagaggcaagaaagagtctcttgtctctttggcagctGCAGACatttccggactccctcctggctagccgtggcacactaaccccttcaggctatgttcatgccgccaaccccagtcctctccctgcgatctaaGCTCAGAAGCCCaagtctcagctcccagtccccgcccttcccggcgggtgagcagacaatgctctgggactggtgagtgctggcaggcaccgatcctctgtgcggaaaacTCTCCGCTTTGCCATCCACACCCTGGTGGCTACGCTCTCCTCCATGaccctgaagcttcccccctctgccacccgtagtctctgcccacaaaggggcttctagtgtgtggaaacctttcctccttcacagctccctctcactggtgcaggtcccatccctattcttctgtctctgttttttcgtttttcttttgccctacccaggtacgtggcgGAGGTTCTTGCctcttgggaggtctgaggtcttatgccagcgttcaggggtgttctataggagcagttccacgtgtagatgtatttctgatgtatctgtggggaggaaggtgatctctgcgtcctactcttccaccatcttctcctGTCTCAATTTCTAATTTCTGAAAGTACCTTACATACACTGTTAGTAATCTTCACAACCATTTGAGCTGGGTAAACTGAGTCAGGAAGGTCAGAATtattgaacgaatgaatgaatgagtgaaaagtTCAGTAGCTTTAACGTATCTGGGACAGTCATAGTCTAACCAATTTTCAATCCACAAGCATTTTTTACAATTCTGAAAACTTCCACATAATTGTAAATGGGACAATAGTAGTAAATTACTATTTGGATAAAGAAAAGATACAAGGTAGCACAACATAGTTTACCAACTTACAAACAGACACATTCAATTTGGTGCTAagtcatgaaatattcttctgcaatttatgaaaaatatccaATAGGCATGTAATGGCCAAAAAGTACAAATGATACAAATATCTATACACATGACAATGTACAAATTGTGACATAAATCTATCAGAAACTAGAAAATCTATGTTGGTCTTATAGTTCCAGCTTGCTAAAAGATACAGGTTTTGGGTGGGAACACAGATAAATCCAGACCTGGCAGGGTTTCCAGAAAGTATGGGAACTAGCAAAGAGTATGCCTCTGGATGGCAGTGGGTCCAACATGAAATAAAACAGTGCCTTAATCGGTATGTTGTATGCTGGGATGGAAAATATAGGAGCAAGGGATATTTGGAGAATCAGACAGCTAAGTATTTGACACTAACAAAATCTACCAGTATCCCACAGGGCCTCAGGTACCATGCAAGGGTTTGAGGGATTCCAGTatttaattaaatcaaaatgtGACAATGGGAAGAATTAAGGACAGCCTCAGGGATAGATGAACTGGGGATGTTGCAACAGGACATGTCTCAGTTAACCTGATGGGTTCAAAATGCAGGAAGTGGGTATACGGGACAAGACAATACCCTAACTGTAAGAATAAAGGTTTCGGCAGGGTAGGGCCTCATGTTCCTAAGTGTTGAAATAGAGCTCTTTAGCTTCTTCCTCCTACATGTAAGATTCTTTTAGAGGTTAAGATGATGCTGGGCCTGCAAGCTAAATTTAAATGGCTGGAATTAGGGAGAGAAAATAAGTTACATAGGCTCGGAACCAGGAAAAGCCGAACTAACGGTTTGCCTAAATAGAATTGAATGTTGgaactgaatattttaatatgtaaacatTTTACTGACCCCAAAATGTGGCTTACCACACTCCCCCCAATCTCACACCGCCCACCCTAACCTGCAGTGGCTATGGGTCCCTTGATTTCCATGGAAATATAGAGAAAAGAGACACTGATCTGGCTTTCAGGTATTTAGTAAGTTGTTAGCCTCACATCACATACTAGTATCATGTAAGTAGGCCATCTGAAGTAGGAAGCTTAGGGGAAAAACcttgaaaaatacttaaaagcTTAAGCCACATCTCTATACTACAACACCTTTCACAATTTCTTCTCAGATAAGCATCATCCCCATCAGTGAAAAAACTCGTAtctcataataataaaaacaggcCTAAATATTAAATGTGTGTCTTTGGAGGTCCCATCTATGGGATATCTTCCTGGTACTAGAAAAGTCGCCAGAAAGATCAATCTTTGCACCCCTCCCTGAAAGCTTACCACCAAGGAAAATGACTAGATCCATAGATTTCCTCCCTCAAACCAGCTTACCTCAAACATAAATCATTAGCAACTCAGCCTTTACTCACATTATCACAGTCATAAGAGTGGTTAGGGAGCAAAGCACTAACCACGGGAACTAAAACAGAGGTCACCCAGGCCAAGCTGGGCTGATGGCAGATATCTGCTCCTTACGCTTGGGTGCATAATGCGACTCGCCACAATGCCTTTTTCACAGACCCTTTTTAAAGTTTCTCCACAAAATCCAACAGGTCATGTTCGTTCATGATGCTTCGAGATAAACAATCGTCAAGAGAAAAACATGCAATATGTCTTACAATGTTGCAGTCCTTAAAAATATGTCAAGGAGATAACCATGTAGACAAAACCAGagcatttaaaataatctgtattcTACAAACATACCAGTGAATGCTATTAATAAGGTAAtatgacagaaaacaaaatgagacatATATGTAAGACTGTTCCCTTTAGTGTACAGAATTCATGGCAGTTGCTGCACTATCGAGCTACTTACATCTATGACTGTCTGTTCTGGTAATACAAAATGAGGCCAAAGTGTGTCAACTTGTTTCCCACAGAAACCAAAAAATCTACATGAATCACTTTTCTCCTGTGCCCTTTCACCTTAtctgctcccagttctccacgaatgtcctcttccttctctaattattCTCCTCTTCATTTTGCTTGGCCTTGCACCCAAGCATGCAAGACAGAGAATCCTAGAGGTCCAAGATTCTAGAGTGGCTGTTtgcaagggggaggaggagattaCAGTAACTGCCACACTGTATATACTTCTGTGCAAAAAGGGACAGTATTCAGAATGTCGCTCACATATAAAAGAGCTGGATGGCAGGATACCTGTGTGGCCC harbors:
- the LOC138414241 gene encoding mucin-22-like, which encodes MGTITESTVTMGIATMSTVTMDTITMSTVTMGIATMGTVTMGNMTVTTVTMDNVTMCTVTIGIATVGIVTMGTAIMGTVTMGIITLSRVTMGNVTMCAVTMGIATMGTSTVRTVSMGTSTISTATMSTVTMGTATMSTVTMGIVIVSIVTMGTVTVNPVTMGTLTLGTVTMGTKTVSTLTLCTITVGNVTMGTFTVSTDPMGSITMGTVTMSILIVSTVNMGIVTVVTVTMGTVTMRTLTMGTVTMSTVTIGTITMGTVTMGTVIVSTVTMGIFTVGNVTMCTLSMHTLTMETVTMGTVTMGKVTVGTLTMGTVHTVTLSSITRSTATVSNIIVSTVTMDTETIDSVTGSNVNISTITMSTATMSIVTMGTATMSVVIMSNLNMSTLTMGTVTVSNITMSTLSKGTVNMATITVSSVTLSVITVGNVTMGTFTVSTVTTGTITMGTVTVGSLTMSTITMGIVTMSTVTMGSVTLGTFTIGTVSMGTFTMGTTTVCTITMSTVTIGTVTMGTATMGTITVSTVTMGTATMGAITVCTVTMDTVTDSTVTMGTTTISRVTVNPVTMGTATLSTDPMSTVTMGTVTMSTVTQGAITVSTITISTNTVSTFTISTVTMGIDTVNMITMSTATMGTVTIGTATLSNVTMSTATMGTITLSSATMSTVSMSTVSKSNVTMGTVTVSNITMSTITLRTVTMSTVTMGTETIDTITGSTVTMGTVSLLH